Proteins from a single region of Equus asinus isolate D_3611 breed Donkey chromosome 17, EquAss-T2T_v2, whole genome shotgun sequence:
- the OR5J2 gene encoding olfactory receptor 5J2, whose protein sequence is MAEENLTAVTEFILLGLTDIAELKVMLFVLFLVIYAVTLVGNLAMIFLIQITPKLHTPMYFFLSCLSFVDACYSSVIAPKMLINFLVVSETISFSACVVQHLFFGVFITTEGFLLSVMAYDRYVAIVNPLLYTAAMSKRKCVGLVIGSFIGGMTNSLTHKISLGRLSFCESNVVSHFFCDVPPLLKLSCSDTSMNELLLLTFSGVIALATFLIVIISYVFIAIALLRIHSAAGRRKAFSTCVSHLTAVTIFYGTLSFNYIQPNSQYSVEQEKVVSVFYTLVIPMLNPLIYSLRNKEVKDAVRRAIEMKHFPC, encoded by the coding sequence ATGGCTGAAGAGAATTTGACGGCTGTTACTGAATTTATTCTCTTGGGACTGACGGACATTGCAGAACTGAAAGTTATGCTTTTTGTGTTATTCCTAGTGATATATGCCGTTACCTTGGTGGGGAATCTGGCCATGATCTTCTTAATCCAAATCACTCCCAaactccacacacccatgtactttttcctcagctGCCTTTCATTTGTAGATGCCTGCTATTCATCAGTTATTGCACCAAAAATGCTGATCAACTTCTTGGTTGTGAGTGAAACCATATCATTCTCTGCCTGCGTAGTGCAGCATTTGTTTTTTGGTGTGTTCATCACCACGGAAGGCTTCTTGCTCTCAGTGATGGCATATGATCGTTATGTGGCCATTGTCAACCCTTTGCTTTACACTGCAGCCATGTCTAAGAGGAAGTGTGTAGGGCTAGTCATTGGGTCATTCATAGGTGGAATGACTAACTCATTGACACACAAAATAAGCTTAGGGAGACTGTCCTTCTGTGAGTCTAATGTTGTCAGCCACTTCTTCTGTGATGTTCCCCCACTGCTAAAGCTGTCATGTTCTGACACTTCCATGAATGAATTGTTGCTCTTAACCTTCTCTGGAGTCATTGCCCTAGCCACCTTCTTGATTGTGATCATTTCCTATGTATTCATTGCTATTGCTCTCCTGAGAATCCACTCAGCAGCAGGCAGACGGAAAGCTTTCTCTACCTGTGTCTCTCATCTGACTGCAGTGACCATATTCTATGGCACCTTAAGTTTTAATTATATTCAGCCAAATTCCCAGTATTCTGTAGAACAGGAGAAGGTGGTTTCTGTGTTCTATACACTAGTGATTCCCATGTTAAACCCACTGATTTACAGTCTTAGAAACAAAGAGGTAAAGGATGCTGTGAGAAGGGCCATAGAAATGAAACATTTCCCCTGCTAA
- the LOC106823618 gene encoding olfactory receptor 8K1-like, which produces MNHMENQNHTAVTKVTEFILMGITDNPGLQAPLLGVFLIIYLVTVMGNLGMVILTHLDSKLHTPMYFFLRHLSITDLGYSTVIGPKMMANFAVHKNTISYTCCAIQLVFFEIFIITELFILSAMAYNLYVAVCKPLLYVIIMAEKVCWGLVVTPYLYSTFVSLFLTIRLFNSSFCGSNIISYFYCDSLPLISMLCSDTHELELIILIFSGCNLLSSLFIVLLSYTFIFVAILRMNSTERRYKAFSTCSSHLTVVAVFYGTLLFIYLKPKSSHIFDIDKMASVFYTLVIPMLNPLIYSLRNKDVKDALKRTLTNQCKMFI; this is translated from the coding sequence ATGAATCATATGGAGAACCAGAATCATACTGCAGTGACCAAGGTGACTGAATTTATTCTCATGGGGATCACTGAcaaccctgggctgcaggcacCTCTCCTTGGAGTCTTCCTCATCATATACTTGGTCACAGTGATGGGTAATCTGGGCATGGTTATCTTAACCCATTTAGACTCCAAGCTACATactcccatgtactttttccttagACATTTGTCGATTACTGATCTTGGTTACTCCACTGTCATTGGCCCAAAAATGATGGCAAACTTCGCAGTGCACAAAAATACAATTTCCTACACTTGCTGTGCCATCCAGCTAGTGTTCTTTGAGATTTTCATCATCACTGAACTGTTTATTCTTTCAGCAATGGCCTATAATCTCTATGTAGCTGTCTGCAAACCTCTTCTCTATGTGATCATCATGGCAGAGAAAGTGTGTTGGGGACTAGTAGTCACTCCTTATCTCTACAGTACATTTGTTTCACTATTTCTCACAATTAGGTTGTTTAACTCATCCTTCTGTGGCTCTAACATCATCAGTTATTTTTACTGTGACAGTCTACCTCTGATATCCATGCTGTGTTCTGACACACATGAATTAGAATTGATCATCCTGATCTTTTCAGGCTGCAAtttgctctcttccctcttcATTGTTCTTCTATCCTATACGTTTATTTTTGTGGCCATTCTCAGAATGAACTCAACTGAGAGGAGGtacaaagccttctccacctgtagCTCCCATCTGACAGTGGTGGCTGTGTTCTATggaacattattatttatttacctgAAACCCAAATCCAGCCACATTTTTGATATTGATAAAATGGCTTCTGTATTTTATACCTTAGTGATCCCTATGCTGAATCCATTGATTTATAGCTTAAGGAACAAAGACGTAAAAGATGCTCTGAAAAGAACTTTAACTAATCAATGTAAAATGTTCATTTAA